The Akkermansia muciniphila genome contains a region encoding:
- a CDS encoding cytochrome c, with protein sequence MRGGVVAVAALAVLGAAWFLVRDGGGRNPVPHLFDNMNERPLADAQQVQEPVFTPAGRNVRLTPPRAVARSLGGVPMERGGGRDSFAADGSYFSSGRMQGGEEDSMPLELGGVSRSRDVLAEGRALYLVHCAVCHGADGSGRGSMAAYETYPQIGSFRDEKYAAYSPGKMFRSIRLGQGNMPAFGNILTAREIWCLVAFIRQLQALPGPPEEQNLVKQEEHRP encoded by the coding sequence ATGAGAGGCGGCGTGGTGGCGGTCGCCGCCCTGGCGGTGCTGGGGGCGGCCTGGTTTCTGGTGCGCGACGGCGGCGGCAGGAATCCCGTTCCCCATTTGTTTGACAATATGAACGAGCGTCCGCTGGCGGACGCCCAGCAGGTGCAGGAGCCCGTCTTCACCCCCGCAGGCCGCAATGTGCGCCTGACGCCGCCCCGCGCCGTGGCCCGCTCCCTGGGCGGGGTGCCCATGGAGCGCGGGGGCGGCCGGGATTCCTTTGCCGCGGACGGCTCCTATTTTTCTTCAGGCCGCATGCAGGGCGGGGAGGAGGATTCCATGCCTCTGGAACTGGGCGGCGTTTCCCGCAGCCGTGACGTGCTGGCGGAAGGCCGCGCGCTGTATCTGGTCCACTGCGCCGTCTGCCACGGAGCGGACGGCAGCGGGCGCGGCAGCATGGCCGCCTATGAAACCTACCCGCAGATAGGCTCCTTCCGGGATGAAAAGTATGCCGCCTATTCTCCCGGAAAGATGTTCCGGAGCATCCGGCTGGGACAGGGGAACATGCCCGCGTTCGGGAACATTCTCACGGCGCGGGAAATCTGGTGCCTGGTGGCGTTCATCCGCCAGCTTCAGGCGCTGCCGGGGCCCCCGGAGGAGCAAAACTTGGTTAAACAGGAGGAACACCGTCCATGA
- a CDS encoding c-type cytochrome → MNLSASVSSLFRRRPGEWLPLFWLAAACVLGLAWSLVHASGLVAGEPLPWPAGRLMFSFYGALVYGWALPVLFSFMAEPGGRWLKPAEWLWHACVLLGLGTIAAGDGSGLLLMPFDWWVCPVFALLSAGMACAAWFKPFPWPVRLLFSSSAGCVAAALLMLGDTQALSMNGLLDASSLGGSLSCGLMFAALGAAALRMNMAQGRMFGILSVWMAVVLLAAPVIGGLAGLRGFPVPWALVEAGAVWAWCAALPAVLMAARLWMKPCPEPGMGTWLKAGCSVLALLAAWNVLSGSWPELMQFSLSAWHEAELWVLLGAGVLMMAGRKGPARFPVAWWLFSAGVCGVLLAYAVGVVAAVDVQAFPVARRAELMSGWVGMAACVHAAAMALCLAGSLCLWRPARTEAGAPETGTPVTGRLFSVFTVFAALALVTAAAVLLHAPAPDSLEVRRPVQDAEGARIYAAEGCALCHTQMIRRSMSGRDWQTAIDRGTDPDFPYRVSEPEDMDAEFNREGAPQAGVAAIGPDLSNAAEYAAGRLEYEDAVSGGTLRAAQVREWLALHLYNPREAQFKKPWTVCPAMPGLFEERPVEGNAPSTAALPVRMEKGRELVPSPRGERLLNYLASLRRVEPSVKRDRIHSFPALSHIHPDYAAHPPAVDMERLKKARAAAVMEKGRGVYLSKCAICHGNDGMGDKVTYPPLAGSEWLKEKPDAEIVKIVLQGLTGPITVNGKEWDSTMLPPGVTDSRDLANLLTFLRRQFGGLEKAAYTPEQIDAIRRNPMN, encoded by the coding sequence ATGAACCTTTCCGCCTCCGTTTCCTCCCTGTTCCGCCGCCGTCCGGGCGAGTGGCTGCCCCTGTTCTGGCTGGCGGCGGCCTGCGTGCTGGGGCTGGCGTGGTCCCTGGTCCATGCCTCCGGACTGGTGGCTGGGGAACCGCTCCCCTGGCCGGCGGGGCGGCTCATGTTTTCCTTTTACGGCGCCCTGGTGTACGGCTGGGCTCTCCCCGTCCTGTTCTCTTTCATGGCGGAACCTGGGGGGCGATGGCTGAAACCCGCGGAATGGCTCTGGCATGCCTGTGTCCTGCTGGGGCTGGGGACGATAGCCGCGGGAGACGGGAGCGGCCTCCTCCTGATGCCTTTTGACTGGTGGGTTTGCCCGGTTTTTGCCCTCCTTTCCGCCGGGATGGCGTGCGCCGCGTGGTTCAAGCCCTTTCCATGGCCCGTGCGCCTGCTGTTCAGTTCTTCCGCGGGTTGCGTGGCGGCGGCTCTCCTGATGCTGGGGGATACGCAGGCCCTGTCCATGAACGGCTTGCTGGACGCCTCCTCCCTGGGCGGCTCCCTGTCCTGCGGGCTGATGTTTGCCGCGCTGGGTGCGGCGGCCCTCCGCATGAACATGGCGCAGGGCCGGATGTTCGGCATTTTGTCTGTCTGGATGGCCGTGGTGTTGCTGGCGGCTCCGGTGATTGGCGGCCTGGCGGGGCTCCGCGGTTTTCCGGTGCCGTGGGCGCTGGTGGAGGCGGGAGCGGTCTGGGCCTGGTGCGCCGCTCTTCCCGCCGTGCTGATGGCTGCAAGGCTTTGGATGAAACCCTGTCCGGAACCGGGAATGGGAACGTGGCTGAAAGCCGGCTGCTCCGTGCTCGCCTTGCTGGCGGCGTGGAATGTTCTCTCCGGCTCCTGGCCGGAACTGATGCAATTCTCCCTGTCCGCGTGGCATGAGGCGGAATTGTGGGTGCTGCTGGGCGCGGGCGTGCTGATGATGGCCGGGAGGAAAGGCCCCGCACGGTTTCCCGTGGCATGGTGGCTGTTTTCTGCGGGCGTTTGCGGCGTGCTGCTGGCTTATGCCGTGGGCGTGGTCGCCGCGGTGGATGTGCAGGCCTTTCCCGTGGCCCGGAGAGCGGAATTGATGAGCGGCTGGGTGGGCATGGCGGCCTGCGTCCATGCCGCCGCCATGGCGCTGTGCCTGGCGGGGAGTCTTTGCCTGTGGCGTCCGGCGCGTACGGAGGCCGGAGCGCCGGAAACGGGAACTCCGGTGACCGGGCGCCTTTTTTCCGTCTTTACCGTTTTTGCGGCGCTTGCGCTGGTGACGGCCGCCGCCGTGCTGCTGCATGCCCCGGCTCCGGATTCCCTGGAGGTGAGGCGCCCCGTCCAGGACGCGGAAGGAGCCCGGATTTATGCCGCGGAGGGGTGCGCCCTGTGCCATACGCAGATGATCCGGCGTTCCATGTCCGGCAGGGACTGGCAGACGGCGATCGACCGCGGGACGGACCCGGATTTTCCCTACCGCGTCAGTGAACCTGAAGACATGGATGCCGAATTCAACAGGGAGGGGGCCCCGCAGGCCGGCGTGGCGGCCATAGGCCCAGACCTGAGCAATGCGGCGGAATACGCCGCCGGAAGGCTGGAATATGAAGACGCCGTATCCGGCGGCACGCTCCGTGCCGCGCAGGTGCGGGAATGGCTGGCCCTGCATCTATACAACCCGCGGGAAGCGCAGTTCAAAAAGCCCTGGACCGTGTGCCCCGCCATGCCCGGCCTGTTTGAGGAACGCCCGGTGGAGGGGAATGCCCCTTCCACGGCTGCCCTGCCTGTCCGGATGGAGAAGGGCCGGGAGCTGGTTCCGTCCCCGCGGGGAGAGCGGCTGCTGAACTACCTGGCTTCCCTCCGGAGGGTGGAGCCCTCCGTGAAGCGCGACCGGATCCATTCCTTCCCGGCCTTGTCACACATTCATCCGGATTATGCCGCCCATCCTCCCGCCGTGGACATGGAACGCCTGAAAAAGGCCCGTGCCGCCGCTGTCATGGAAAAGGGCAGGGGCGTGTACCTTTCCAAATGCGCCATCTGCCACGGCAACGACGGCATGGGGGACAAGGTGACCTATCCGCCCCTGGCCGGGTCCGAATGGCTGAAGGAAAAACCTGACGCGGAAATCGTGAAGATCGTCCTCCAGGGGCTTACCGGACCGATCACGGTGAACGGAAAGGAATGGGATTCCACCATGCTGCCGCCCGGCGTTACTGACTCCCGTGACCTGGCGAACCTGCTCACGTTCCTGCGCCGCCAGTTCGGCGGCCTGGAAAAGGCGGCTTATACGCCGGAACAGATAGACGCCATCCGCCGGAACCCTATGAACTGA
- the nrfD gene encoding NrfD/PsrC family molybdoenzyme membrane anchor subunit, which translates to MMTRPAPAASSAAVPVKTMLAEVRKPLGPVWWCVFLASALLAAWGVGWSSWRIAAEGVGVLGLNNNVVWGLDIVHFVFWIGLGHAGTLISAVLLLTRQSWRSPIARGAEQMTLCAVICAAVFPVVHVGRVWMAWMASPLPEVSGVWPDMASPLMWDVMAVSTYFLLSVLYWYIGLVPDFALLRDCCTGRLRRRYGRLALGWQGTGRQWRAYEKASLLFAAVLTPLVVSVHSVVSFDFSVTQVPGWHQSIFPPYFVGGAILSGMAMVQLILLGVRRLMSGSGVRQAITPAILDLSSRFVLALSLVMGAMYLWEHMAVLLNGGGPELFPGRNPVNAVFMAAMIAGNVLLPQLFWFRSLRTSRWVIAAVALGVLAGMWMERFWIVVNSLKASLLAANIGDYSPSLTDLAMMAGSAGLFTALYMVLVRVTPFFSLCDVREQQSLNKEGGA; encoded by the coding sequence ATGATGACCAGACCAGCACCAGCCGCTTCTTCCGCCGCCGTTCCGGTGAAGACCATGCTGGCGGAGGTTCGCAAGCCGCTGGGGCCTGTGTGGTGGTGCGTGTTCCTCGCCAGCGCCTTGCTGGCGGCGTGGGGCGTGGGGTGGAGTTCCTGGCGCATTGCCGCGGAGGGCGTGGGGGTGCTGGGGTTGAACAATAACGTGGTGTGGGGGCTGGACATCGTTCATTTTGTCTTCTGGATAGGCCTCGGCCACGCGGGCACCCTGATTTCCGCCGTCCTGCTGCTGACCCGCCAGTCCTGGAGAAGCCCGATCGCCCGCGGAGCGGAACAGATGACCCTGTGCGCGGTCATCTGCGCCGCCGTCTTTCCCGTGGTGCACGTGGGGCGCGTCTGGATGGCGTGGATGGCCTCCCCGCTGCCGGAGGTGAGCGGCGTCTGGCCGGACATGGCCTCCCCCCTGATGTGGGATGTGATGGCCGTCAGCACCTATTTTCTGCTCTCCGTTTTGTACTGGTACATCGGCCTGGTGCCGGATTTCGCCCTGCTGCGGGATTGCTGCACGGGGCGCCTGCGGCGGCGGTACGGCCGGCTGGCGCTGGGCTGGCAGGGAACGGGCCGCCAGTGGCGCGCCTATGAAAAGGCCAGCCTGCTTTTTGCGGCTGTCCTGACTCCCCTGGTGGTATCCGTCCATTCCGTGGTGAGCTTTGACTTTTCCGTGACGCAGGTGCCGGGCTGGCACCAGAGCATTTTTCCCCCTTATTTCGTAGGCGGGGCCATTTTAAGCGGCATGGCCATGGTCCAGCTGATTTTGCTGGGGGTGCGCCGCCTGATGTCCGGCAGCGGCGTCCGGCAGGCCATCACCCCCGCCATTCTGGATTTGAGCTCCCGGTTTGTCCTGGCCCTGAGCCTGGTGATGGGGGCCATGTATCTGTGGGAGCACATGGCCGTTCTGCTGAACGGAGGCGGTCCGGAGCTGTTCCCGGGCAGGAATCCTGTCAATGCCGTATTCATGGCCGCCATGATCGCCGGGAACGTGCTGCTGCCCCAGCTGTTCTGGTTCCGCTCCCTGCGCACCAGCCGCTGGGTGATTGCCGCCGTGGCCCTGGGCGTGCTGGCGGGCATGTGGATGGAACGTTTCTGGATTGTCGTGAATTCCCTGAAGGCGTCCCTGCTGGCCGCCAACATAGGCGATTATTCCCCCAGCCTGACGGATCTGGCGATGATGGCCGGGAGCGCGGGGCTGTTCACGGCCCTGTACATGGTGCTGGTGCGCGTGACGCCGTTCTTCTCCCTGTGCGACGTGCGGGAACAGCAGTCCCTGAACAAGGAGGGCGGCGCATGA
- a CDS encoding quinol:electron acceptor oxidoreductase subunit ActD, with product MKKERITSGWVLSFRSEEDLYQAVRKLVKEEGVHWEVCAPYPCAAVRLANRHAGRAVGAGVRLWAVAGALCGFLAVALWLYWTQFRADPLVTQGRVQGWDNWPAYVPPLFEGTLLGAGLLTAAGFLKGAVLPRWNDWAFECDFFRTDEHGDGYFILLEGGREEASAALAASLLPEASEHVHAEGGPS from the coding sequence ATGAAGAAGGAGCGCATCACCTCCGGCTGGGTGCTTTCTTTCCGGTCGGAAGAAGACCTTTACCAGGCCGTCAGGAAGCTGGTGAAGGAGGAAGGCGTTCACTGGGAGGTTTGCGCGCCCTATCCCTGCGCCGCCGTGCGGCTTGCCAACCGCCATGCCGGAAGGGCCGTGGGCGCAGGCGTGCGCCTGTGGGCCGTGGCGGGCGCCCTGTGCGGGTTCCTGGCCGTGGCGCTGTGGCTTTACTGGACGCAGTTCCGTGCGGACCCCCTGGTGACCCAGGGCAGGGTGCAGGGCTGGGATAACTGGCCCGCGTACGTTCCGCCCCTGTTTGAAGGGACGCTGCTGGGGGCAGGCCTCCTGACCGCCGCCGGATTCCTGAAAGGGGCCGTTCTCCCCAGGTGGAACGACTGGGCGTTTGAATGTGATTTTTTCAGAACAGACGAGCACGGGGACGGTTACTTCATTCTGCTGGAAGGCGGCAGGGAAGAGGCTTCCGCCGCCCTGGCCGCGTCCCTGTTGCCGGAGGCGAGCGAACATGTCCATGCGGAAGGGGGGCCGTCATGA